A genomic window from Streptomyces sp. NBC_01429 includes:
- a CDS encoding ribonuclease domain-containing protein — MTLFRKRYAAAAALLLTALAVPGASSATAGTPVPAPAPRAADVIDPPQPVEAFPGQVKEACGIWKELDWPAANRPTDYPVVNTRFVIRGSNTYRNRSGDLPADGTYREYDVNPRNPGQHRDAERLVRDPDTHTVWYTGDHYDNFQEIASGCS; from the coding sequence ATGACTCTCTTCCGTAAGCGTTACGCGGCAGCCGCCGCTCTGCTGCTGACCGCGCTCGCCGTTCCGGGCGCTTCCTCCGCGACAGCGGGAACCCCCGTACCGGCGCCCGCTCCCCGGGCCGCCGATGTCATCGATCCCCCACAGCCCGTCGAGGCGTTCCCCGGCCAGGTCAAGGAGGCCTGCGGGATCTGGAAGGAACTGGACTGGCCGGCCGCCAACCGCCCCACGGACTACCCGGTCGTGAACACCCGCTTCGTGATCCGCGGCAGCAACACCTACCGCAACCGCTCCGGCGACCTCCCCGCCGACGGCACCTACCGCGAGTACGACGTCAACCCCCGGAACCCCGGACAGCATCGCGACGCCGAGCGTCTGGTCCGCGACCCCGACACCCACACCGTCTGGTACACCGGCGACCACTACGACAACTTCCAGGAAATCGCCTCCGGCTGCTCCTGA
- a CDS encoding TetR family transcriptional regulator gives MNAGPRTRTRDIARAAVRSELAQAAYDLIRREGFDQVTVNDLAAAAGVSRSTFLRYFGTKEDAVLGAVEAQGEQFAEALRARPADEDDWTALRRSLDALVEPYRQDPAEALATTHLIMGTPALCSRRREKQNGWRPFLVRALAERTDPPRPETVALSVKAAAALECLNIALDHWTGSDGRADLVGLLDEAFATLTLP, from the coding sequence GTGAACGCAGGACCGCGTACGAGAACAAGGGACATCGCACGGGCGGCCGTGCGGTCGGAGCTGGCTCAGGCGGCCTACGACCTGATCCGTCGCGAGGGCTTCGACCAGGTCACCGTCAACGACCTGGCCGCGGCGGCGGGAGTGTCCCGCAGCACCTTCCTGCGGTACTTCGGTACGAAGGAGGACGCCGTCCTCGGCGCCGTCGAGGCCCAGGGCGAGCAGTTCGCCGAGGCCCTGCGCGCCCGCCCCGCCGACGAGGACGACTGGACGGCGCTGCGGCGTTCGCTGGACGCCCTCGTCGAGCCGTACCGGCAGGATCCGGCCGAGGCGCTCGCGACGACCCACCTCATCATGGGCACTCCGGCCCTGTGCAGCCGGCGGCGGGAGAAGCAGAACGGCTGGCGCCCGTTTCTGGTCCGGGCGCTCGCCGAGCGCACCGATCCGCCGCGGCCCGAGACGGTGGCGCTGTCGGTGAAGGCCGCCGCGGCGCTGGAGTGTCTGAACATCGCCCTGGACCACTGGACCGGGTCCGACGGACGTGCGGACCTCGTCGGCCTCCTGGACGAAGCCTTCGCCACGCTCACGCTCCCGTAG